Proteins encoded in a region of the Terriglobales bacterium genome:
- a CDS encoding XdhC/CoxI family protein codes for MKRVFDLQYIIQHNRCTMDIYQEIVGLRQAGRRGALATITNVRGSIPSFQTSKMLVRDDGSIVGTIGGGCVEAEVWQAAREVMEEEKPRTLTFNLNQNPKYDTGLVCGGTLEVFIEPVLPIPVLYLFGAGHVAYNTFKVARGAGFEVVIVDDRESYANRERFPEAREVIADDFDQACARLTPNENSYVVIVTRGHRDDMRVLRWAVTTPARYVGMIGSRRKTIAIYKELESQGMDAALFERVNAPVGLEIGAVTPEEIAVAIVAELIAFRRNCETAVARKKLERAREKEVPSSE; via the coding sequence GTGAAACGCGTCTTTGACTTGCAATACATCATCCAACATAATCGGTGCACGATGGATATTTACCAGGAGATCGTGGGATTGCGGCAGGCGGGCCGGCGCGGGGCGCTGGCCACGATCACCAATGTCCGCGGCTCGATTCCGTCGTTCCAGACCTCGAAGATGCTGGTGCGCGATGACGGCTCCATCGTGGGCACGATTGGCGGGGGATGCGTGGAGGCCGAAGTCTGGCAGGCGGCACGCGAGGTAATGGAAGAAGAAAAACCGCGCACCCTGACCTTCAACCTGAACCAGAATCCGAAGTACGATACCGGGCTGGTCTGCGGCGGAACGCTGGAGGTGTTCATCGAACCGGTGCTGCCTATTCCCGTGCTGTACCTGTTCGGCGCCGGACACGTGGCGTACAACACGTTCAAAGTGGCGCGCGGGGCGGGGTTTGAAGTAGTGATCGTCGATGACCGCGAGAGCTATGCCAACCGCGAGCGCTTTCCCGAGGCGCGCGAGGTGATTGCCGACGACTTCGACCAGGCTTGCGCGCGATTGACGCCGAATGAAAACTCCTACGTGGTGATCGTCACCCGCGGACATCGGGACGACATGCGCGTGCTGCGTTGGGCGGTCACGACGCCGGCGCGCTATGTCGGGATGATCGGGTCGCGGCGCAAGACGATTGCGATCTACAAAGAACTGGAAAGCCAGGGCATGGACGCGGCCTTGTTCGAACGCGTGAATGCCCCGGTTGGACTGGAAATTGGGGCAGTAACGCCGGAAGAAATCGCGGTGGCGATTGTGGCGGAGTTAATCGCGTTCCGGCGGAATTGCGAGACCGCGGTGGCGCGCAAGAAGTTGGAACGAGCGCGGGAAAAAGAAGTGCCGAGCAGCGAGTAA
- a CDS encoding DUF3857 domain-containing protein produces MRRIYGLREFVSSTDAVKSWIAGVAQDLSESRSVRDEAQHYRALMERQGGRIQEGRITDVPALPAELLTEARGAAAQEPDSAEWNEALGLIERERGLGAAGEHLERAAQLAPTAERWMEVAEGCGDSTCTFAALSAALQADATNPEAKIALAEYYVGRKQDAKARDLLREAAQSEPGDYVSRKRLGDLYASAGMVAEALAEYRDLGKAFPAPLWLRRELALSYERLGFLGRAMALAKSDLTQNFDDRVARDILIRIYRARGDASSLRALYAEWMRLDPNDTQAMARIAELDAGQGDLRTGESLMRRAIALSPNDAVLRQQFANMLAAEGKQVQAREQLAKALQTNPNDEEVRRRLAYERGVGVTRDVDAAYLVDAGELARVAQRAKLDENSHATVLAEVRVERVLEDGLASVRVQQIFQINTQQGARDYARRAVQYAAGTQALRVLAARLFKRDGRVIDAEDSGDTAEEGTAGMYYDARSRMLRFPGVEIGDVLELDYRLTPESKTNPYGRYLGSLVMFRSSLPQRLQRYVLVTPAAQNFNIVAARMPAAEVREQDGHRLYEWEIRDVAALPNEPKGPPASETAPYVHVSSFATWQELGRWYAQLIAPQFALDHALREALDEVVSDKATDQEKIHAIHQFVLRNTHYVALEFGVYGYKPYPVSQVFERRFGDCKDKASLMVALLSAAGIAADIALVRTRRLGDIGEQATSISVFNHAVVYVPKYDLWLDGTAEYAGSRELPLEDQGAMALTVSLDGNAQLRRIPVALPMENYTHRQVQAKILPDGRVEFSGSAYVRGEDAPGLRREYEVTERQRDSVRNRLAEVLPRVRVDAVQVYGANDLEHDVTVKFSGEVEMFAGRPSLTLQTSWMQRSYVQKLASLPWRAQDLLLPAPWTTEEELHFALPAGARLDSVPQDKTLETPFGTAILRYQRQESELIVTTSVQFRKLRITPSEYAAFRDFCAKLESAFRAEIKVGLKG; encoded by the coding sequence GTGCGGCGAATCTACGGTCTCCGGGAATTCGTCAGCTCAACGGATGCGGTGAAGAGCTGGATTGCGGGTGTGGCTCAAGATTTGTCGGAAAGCCGTTCCGTGCGTGACGAGGCGCAGCACTATCGCGCGCTGATGGAACGGCAAGGGGGCCGCATCCAAGAGGGCCGCATCACGGATGTGCCCGCTCTGCCCGCGGAGTTGCTCACGGAAGCCCGGGGTGCGGCGGCACAGGAACCTGATTCGGCCGAATGGAACGAGGCCCTGGGGCTGATCGAACGCGAACGCGGGCTGGGAGCAGCCGGCGAGCACCTGGAGCGGGCGGCGCAACTGGCGCCGACGGCCGAGCGCTGGATGGAAGTTGCGGAGGGCTGTGGCGACAGCACATGCACCTTCGCCGCGCTGAGCGCCGCGTTGCAGGCAGACGCTACCAATCCGGAGGCGAAGATTGCGCTCGCGGAGTATTACGTTGGGCGAAAACAGGATGCGAAAGCGCGGGACCTGTTGCGCGAAGCGGCGCAAAGCGAACCCGGCGATTACGTGTCTCGCAAGCGGCTGGGCGATCTCTACGCTTCGGCGGGCATGGTTGCCGAGGCGCTGGCGGAATATCGCGACCTGGGAAAGGCATTTCCGGCTCCGCTATGGCTGCGGCGGGAACTGGCCTTGTCCTACGAGAGGCTCGGCTTCCTCGGTCGCGCAATGGCGCTGGCGAAATCGGACCTGACGCAGAATTTTGATGATCGCGTTGCGCGCGACATCCTGATCCGCATTTATCGCGCGCGCGGTGATGCCAGCAGCCTGCGCGCGCTCTATGCGGAGTGGATGCGGCTCGACCCCAACGATACGCAGGCAATGGCGCGCATCGCGGAATTGGACGCGGGGCAGGGAGATTTGCGCACCGGCGAGTCGCTGATGCGCCGCGCCATCGCCTTATCCCCTAACGACGCTGTGCTGCGACAGCAGTTCGCCAACATGCTGGCGGCAGAGGGGAAGCAAGTACAAGCGCGCGAGCAATTGGCGAAGGCGCTGCAGACGAATCCGAACGATGAAGAGGTGCGGCGGCGGCTGGCCTACGAACGCGGCGTCGGGGTCACCCGGGATGTCGACGCAGCCTACCTGGTTGACGCGGGGGAACTGGCCCGCGTGGCACAGCGGGCGAAGTTGGACGAAAATTCGCATGCCACCGTGCTCGCCGAGGTCCGCGTCGAACGCGTGCTGGAAGACGGCCTGGCATCGGTACGCGTGCAGCAGATTTTTCAGATCAACACCCAGCAGGGCGCCCGCGACTATGCGAGGCGCGCGGTGCAGTACGCCGCGGGAACACAAGCATTGCGAGTTCTGGCCGCGCGGCTGTTCAAGAGAGATGGCCGCGTGATCGACGCCGAGGATTCGGGCGATACCGCGGAAGAGGGCACGGCCGGGATGTACTACGACGCGCGCTCGCGCATGCTGCGGTTTCCCGGCGTTGAGATCGGCGACGTCCTCGAGTTGGATTACCGGCTCACGCCGGAATCAAAGACGAACCCGTACGGGCGCTACCTGGGGAGCCTGGTGATGTTTCGCTCGTCGCTGCCGCAGCGGCTGCAGCGGTATGTCCTGGTGACACCGGCAGCGCAGAACTTCAATATCGTGGCGGCGAGGATGCCGGCCGCTGAAGTTCGCGAACAGGATGGCCACCGGCTTTACGAATGGGAAATCCGCGACGTGGCAGCTTTGCCGAACGAGCCCAAAGGACCACCGGCCAGCGAAACCGCTCCGTATGTTCACGTCTCCAGTTTTGCGACGTGGCAGGAGCTGGGAAGATGGTATGCACAACTGATTGCGCCGCAATTCGCGCTGGATCATGCGCTGCGCGAGGCACTCGACGAAGTGGTGTCGGACAAGGCGACTGACCAGGAGAAAATTCACGCCATCCACCAGTTCGTGCTGCGTAACACGCATTACGTCGCGCTCGAGTTTGGTGTTTATGGTTACAAGCCCTACCCGGTGAGCCAGGTATTCGAGCGGCGTTTTGGGGATTGCAAGGACAAGGCCAGCTTGATGGTGGCGCTGCTGAGCGCTGCCGGCATTGCAGCCGACATTGCGCTGGTACGCACGCGACGATTGGGGGATATCGGCGAGCAAGCGACTTCAATCTCCGTGTTCAACCACGCCGTGGTGTACGTCCCCAAGTACGACCTGTGGCTCGACGGCACCGCCGAATACGCGGGATCGCGCGAGTTGCCGCTGGAAGACCAGGGCGCGATGGCATTGACAGTTTCTCTGGACGGTAACGCGCAACTGCGGCGAATTCCTGTGGCGCTGCCGATGGAAAACTACACGCACCGCCAAGTACAGGCGAAGATCCTGCCCGATGGCAGGGTGGAATTCAGCGGTTCCGCGTACGTGCGGGGCGAAGACGCGCCCGGGCTGCGCCGGGAGTACGAGGTGACAGAACGGCAGCGCGATTCGGTGCGCAATCGGCTGGCCGAGGTGCTTCCCCGCGTGCGAGTGGATGCGGTGCAGGTGTACGGCGCCAATGACCTGGAGCACGACGTCACGGTGAAGTTCAGCGGGGAAGTGGAAATGTTTGCCGGGCGGCCATCGCTGACGCTGCAGACATCGTGGATGCAGCGCTCGTACGTGCAGAAGCTGGCATCGCTGCCGTGGCGCGCGCAGGACCTGCTGCTGCCGGCGCCTTGGACCACGGAAGAAGAACTGCATTTTGCGCTTCCCGCGGGTGCGCGACTGGATTCTGTGCCGCAGGACAAGACGCTGGAGACGCCGTTCGGCACCGCCATCCTGCGTTACCAGCGCCAGGAGAGCGAACTGATCGTGACCACCTCGGTGCAATTTCGGAAGCTGCGCATCACTCCTTCGGAATACGCAGCATTCCGCGATTTCTGCGCGAAGCTGGAGAGCGCCTTCCGCGCGGAAATTAAGGTGGGCCTGAAGGGATGA
- a CDS encoding GvpL/GvpF family gas vesicle protein → MADRLNRPNTVLYLYGITRQAERLAASLRGVDGVSTVEPLEASGFTCWISRVDAGEFSDQLARNMENLEWLADASVRHQRVVGAIHERQPILPTRFGTIFLNEESLSEDIAGRKAALLAGFQRIADADEWGIRVFAQPRPAPAASPARTGKEYLQRKATQLQAKPPRALEPEIQQFAAEIVKLAADSAEGGKVGSGQPNLRWQTSILLPRSRRSKFDSLLNRFAHNFADRFRVEGTGPWPPYSFVVVKSQSRQQVKKGKVSGSRAPGMAR, encoded by the coding sequence ATGGCAGATCGTCTGAACCGGCCAAACACGGTGTTATATCTGTACGGCATCACCCGCCAAGCCGAGCGCCTGGCCGCATCTCTGCGCGGAGTGGACGGAGTTTCGACGGTGGAGCCGCTCGAAGCGTCCGGCTTTACCTGCTGGATCAGCCGGGTGGACGCCGGCGAGTTCAGCGACCAGCTTGCCCGCAACATGGAAAACCTGGAGTGGCTTGCCGACGCCAGCGTACGTCACCAGCGCGTGGTGGGCGCCATCCACGAACGCCAGCCGATCCTGCCGACGCGATTCGGCACCATCTTCTTGAACGAAGAATCGCTGTCCGAAGATATTGCTGGCCGAAAAGCCGCTCTGCTAGCTGGTTTCCAGCGAATCGCCGACGCCGACGAGTGGGGCATTCGGGTGTTCGCCCAGCCGCGTCCGGCGCCGGCGGCTTCCCCTGCGCGTACCGGCAAGGAGTATCTGCAGCGAAAGGCGACGCAGTTGCAAGCGAAGCCTCCGCGCGCGTTGGAACCCGAGATCCAGCAATTTGCCGCAGAGATCGTGAAACTGGCGGCGGATTCGGCCGAAGGGGGCAAGGTTGGATCGGGACAGCCGAATCTTCGGTGGCAAACTTCGATCCTGCTGCCGCGTTCCCGGCGCTCAAAATTCGACAGCCTCTTGAATCGTTTTGCGCACAATTTCGCCGATCGCTTCCGCGTCGAGGGTACCGGGCCCTGGCCACCGTATTCGTTCGTCGTCGTCAAGTCGCAAAGCCGTCAGCAAGTGAAGAAGGGGAAGGTGAGCGGCAGTCGCGCCCCTGGAATGGCGCGCTGA
- a CDS encoding ArsA family ATPase, producing the protein MSALSFFVGKGGVGKTTVASAYAVYRANSKPRRPVLLLSTDPAHSLADVFQVRLGSKLRLLPLGGSAKLTVWQVNAELQFRKFLDRYRVAIVSLLESGTLFSREEIEPLLDTTLPGMAEMAALLAIHETLERGRYAEIVVDTAPIGHTLRLFEMPEYFARFLDLLDLAGSRDQVLAEHFGGSVAASNPFIAEWRAMVGAVQAALHQRESRIVMVTTPEEFALQESVRTAKAMLSAPDPLHVTDVILNRAVRSDGHCLICKQSKARTKAAAQFVQRNFRGIPMHVAEDLGGPALGARTLLEFGRHVFAGKKLRPIARTPAKKDDVKLQPTQWPALKTPITWTTGKGGVGKTTLSAALAVNQRKHAPARPVVICSTDPAPSLDDVFQKRIGNRPVSVAGDAKLRAAELDAAAEFRAWAGEMKAKINDAFSSDVRGLHVDLSFERRVLTALLDMVPPGVDEIAAIFRILDLAGEKQTLLVDMAPTGHALELLRMPGRILLWSRLLLKSLAPHRRMSLARDVAVQIATLSHRVRELANMLKDGRSSRVVPVMLAEPLPDRETTRLLGALDDLGISTSELFVNRVLFAEDVNHCHRCQAAREWQMETLSKLRRRHRGKNIYVVRNRAREIAGTAALKSLIGELWQIV; encoded by the coding sequence GTGTCGGCCCTCAGTTTTTTTGTCGGCAAAGGCGGAGTCGGAAAGACGACGGTAGCGTCGGCGTACGCGGTGTACCGCGCGAATTCCAAGCCGCGAAGGCCGGTGCTGCTGCTCTCCACCGATCCGGCGCATTCCTTGGCCGACGTTTTCCAGGTCCGGCTCGGGTCGAAGCTGCGACTGCTACCGCTTGGCGGTTCGGCGAAGCTCACGGTATGGCAGGTGAATGCCGAGCTGCAGTTTCGCAAGTTCCTCGATAGATATCGGGTAGCGATCGTGTCATTGCTGGAAAGCGGCACGCTGTTCTCGCGCGAAGAGATCGAACCGCTGCTGGATACCACGTTGCCGGGAATGGCGGAAATGGCGGCGCTGCTGGCCATTCACGAAACTCTGGAGCGCGGCCGCTATGCCGAAATCGTGGTCGACACCGCGCCCATTGGCCACACGCTGCGGCTCTTCGAAATGCCGGAATATTTCGCGCGCTTTCTCGATCTTTTGGACTTGGCCGGCAGTCGCGACCAGGTACTGGCGGAGCACTTTGGCGGCTCGGTTGCGGCAAGCAATCCGTTCATCGCCGAATGGCGCGCCATGGTGGGGGCGGTGCAGGCGGCATTGCACCAGCGCGAATCACGCATTGTCATGGTCACCACGCCGGAGGAATTCGCTCTGCAGGAATCGGTGCGCACCGCAAAAGCGATGCTCAGCGCGCCCGACCCGCTACATGTGACCGACGTCATCCTCAATCGGGCAGTCCGAAGCGACGGCCATTGCCTGATATGTAAACAAAGTAAAGCCCGCACCAAAGCCGCCGCGCAATTCGTGCAACGCAATTTTCGCGGCATTCCAATGCATGTCGCGGAAGATCTCGGTGGCCCCGCACTGGGTGCCCGCACCCTGCTGGAATTTGGCCGGCACGTGTTTGCCGGCAAGAAGCTGCGTCCGATCGCAAGAACGCCGGCGAAAAAAGATGACGTGAAGCTGCAGCCGACCCAATGGCCTGCGCTCAAGACGCCAATCACATGGACGACGGGCAAAGGCGGCGTAGGCAAAACGACCCTATCCGCTGCGCTCGCGGTCAACCAGCGCAAGCACGCGCCGGCGCGGCCGGTGGTCATTTGCTCGACGGACCCGGCACCCTCGCTCGACGACGTTTTTCAGAAAAGAATCGGCAATCGGCCGGTCAGCGTAGCCGGCGATGCCAAGCTGCGCGCCGCAGAGTTGGACGCCGCCGCCGAGTTCCGCGCCTGGGCTGGTGAAATGAAAGCGAAGATCAACGATGCCTTCAGCTCGGACGTCCGCGGGCTCCATGTCGATCTCTCCTTCGAGCGTCGCGTTCTGACCGCGCTCCTGGACATGGTGCCGCCCGGCGTGGACGAGATTGCCGCGATATTTCGGATTCTTGACCTGGCCGGCGAGAAACAAACGCTGCTCGTGGACATGGCGCCGACCGGTCACGCGCTGGAGTTGCTGCGAATGCCCGGCCGAATCCTGCTGTGGTCGCGGCTTTTATTGAAAAGCCTGGCACCGCACCGTAGAATGTCTCTCGCCCGCGACGTGGCGGTCCAGATCGCGACGCTTTCGCATCGCGTCCGAGAGCTGGCAAACATGCTCAAGGACGGCCGAAGCTCTCGAGTGGTCCCGGTGATGCTTGCCGAACCGCTGCCCGACCGCGAAACCACGCGCCTGCTGGGCGCCTTGGATGACCTGGGGATTTCCACTAGCGAGTTGTTCGTCAACCGCGTGCTGTTCGCAGAGGATGTGAACCACTGTCACCGGTGCCAGGCGGCGCGGGAATGGCAGATGGAGACCTTGTCCAAGCTTCGTCGCCGTCATCGCGGCAAGAATATTTACGTAGTACGAAACCGGGCACGGGAAATAGCCGGCACGGCGGCGCTGAAGTCGTTGATTGGCGAACTATGGCAGATCGTCTGA